The DNA region CGAGCCGTCGAGCTCCGCGAACAGGACCTCGAGGTCGAACGGGAGACCGGCGAACACGCGCGGCACGACCAGTCCCCCCATCCCGTTGGCGGTGTCGGCCACCACCCGCAGCGGCCGCAGGACGCCGGGGTCGACGAACGACCGGACGTGGGCGGCGAACTCGTCGATCAGGTCGGCCCGCTCCATCATCTTCCCGAGATGGTCGGGGACGGGGCCCCTCGGACCGCTCAGGGCCTCGGCTGCCAAGGCCTTTATCTCCGCCAACCCGGTGTCCTGACCCACCGGGCGGGCCCCGGCCAGGCACAGCTTGATCCCGTTGTACGCCGCCGGGTTGTGCGACGCCGTGAACATCGCCCCCGGGATGTCGAGCCGCCCCGACGCGAAGTACATGAGGTCGGTCGACACCAGGCCGATGTCGACGATGCGCGCCCCGGCCTCGGCGGCGCCGAGGGCGAAGGCCGGCACCAGCTCCCGCCCCGACTCCCGCATGTCGCGCCCGACGACCAGCCGGGTGGCCCCGGAGAACCGGGCGAACGCCCACCCGATGGCGATGGCCGCCGACGCGTCGAGCTGGTCGGGCACCGTGCCCCGGACGTCGTAGGCCTTGAAGATGGCGTCCAGGTCGGGCACCGGGTGAGCCTACCGATCGCGGTCGTAGGCCCCGGCCCGGGCCCACCACCACACCCGGGCCACGTCCCGCAGCATCCGCAGCGTGTCCCGGCCGATCCGGACCGACGACGCGCCCGAGTTCGACAGCTCGACGGGGACCTCCACCACCGACAGGCCGGCGCGCCCCGCGATCACGAACAGCTCCACGTCGAAGGCAAAGCCGTCGATGCGCGCCCGCCCGAAGATCTGCCGTGCGGCCGGCGCCGAGAAGGCCTTGACCCCGCACTGGGTGTCGTGGCGCCGGTCGAGGACCGAGAAGGCGGTGAGCGCCGAGAACACCCGCCCCGTCACCTCCCGGATGCGCCGGGCCCGGACCAGGGTGACGGTGTCGACGTGACGCCGGCTGCCGCCCGCCATGTCCCACCCCGCCTCGATCTTCTCCAGCAGGCGGCCCACCTGGGCCGGCCCGTAGGCGAGGTCGGCGTCGCAGAACGCCACCACCGCGCCCTCGGCCGCCTCCACCCCGGCCCGCACGGCCGCCCCTTTGCCCCGGTGGGGGAACAGCCGGATCACCCGGTCGGCGCCGGCCTCGGTGGCCCGGGCGGCGGTGCGGTCGTCGGAGCCGTCGTCGACGACGACCACCTCGAGTCCTCCGGCGCCCACCACCGGCTCGAGCCCGGCCCGCAGGTCCTTGACCGTGGCGCCTATCACCGCCTCCTCGCAGAAGGCGGGGACCACGACCGAGAGCCGGGTCACCCGAGAACGGGCACGGGCTCCTCGGCCTCAGCAGCCGGCCCCTCCCCGCCCTCCTCCGCCTCCTCGGCCGTCGCCAGGACGTCCTCGGGCTCGGGGACCCCGGGCGGGGCGCCGGGCCGGAAGCGGACCAGCGCCACCAGCCCCGCCACCCCGGCCAGGGTGGCGAAGGCGCCCAGCCAGTCGACCGGCGTCCACCCGTAGTGGAGGGTGACGTGGTGGGAGGTCGGGACCACGACCATCAGGTTGGGGGTGATCCGCCACGGGCCGTCCGCCCCCGAGGCCTGCCAGTTCGGGAAGTACGAGGTCCGCACGACCACCGGGCTGCCCACCTTGTCGACGTCGAAGCTGATGCGGTCGTCGGTGACCGTCACGTGGCTGGGGCGCACCGGGGCCACCGGGACGCGGGGCGGGTTGGCGGCCCCGGCCGGCACCCGCGGCCACGACGCCGGCCCCGACGCCGCCAGCGGGACGGCCCAGCGCTTCGGGTCCTGGTACCACGGCACCGACAGGTCGAGCCACGCCTTGGCCTTGGTGACCGACCCGGTCACCACCGCCGGCTCGTACTGCAGCGGCGCCACCATGCCGGCGCCCGAGATCTCGTAGATGTCCCAGGTGACCGGCTGGGTGACCGTCGTGCTGCCCGGCGGGGCGGGCCACGGCCCGCTGGTGGCCACCAGCCGGAGGGCGGGGTTGCGGGCGGCGGCGGCCTGCATGGTCGGCGAGAACGCCATGTAGTACCGCACCCCGAGCATCTGCAGATGGGAGATGCCGGTCGTCACG from Acidimicrobiales bacterium includes:
- a CDS encoding glycosyltransferase; translated protein: MTRLSVVVPAFCEEAVIGATVKDLRAGLEPVVGAGGLEVVVVDDGSDDRTAARATEAGADRVIRLFPHRGKGAAVRAGVEAAEGAVVAFCDADLAYGPAQVGRLLEKIEAGWDMAGGSRRHVDTVTLVRARRIREVTGRVFSALTAFSVLDRRHDTQCGVKAFSAPAARQIFGRARIDGFAFDVELFVIAGRAGLSVVEVPVELSNSGASSVRIGRDTLRMLRDVARVWWWARAGAYDRDR